The Seriola aureovittata isolate HTS-2021-v1 ecotype China chromosome 3, ASM2101889v1, whole genome shotgun sequence genome includes a region encoding these proteins:
- the si:ch211-286b5.4 gene encoding afadin- and alpha-actinin-binding protein, whose translation MLLLSTTGNYLLREPSPNSLNELSPSASWWFDREEHREQGDSLREQLKEMDEHVTRLQDMLRCEQAKCTRLQLRNNQQEAELRRREQHSNRLRERMSQLTDRHKERGPSIEVLNFPPGGRSKREQPIRSLRSAAKREEAALRLMLERREAELREAMKLRHSLTTLLHALRGDMEQTLSDSVDIQDVAKNKDKKLDQAEVVLGDHVTGGVVQSWRKVQRSLGDVLSEGHAGVGTDHDKLLAQLETELKESQQLVRLQQQLLQGSLASPVPSELADSYFLEEWERLQVRWAELDHQRRTFERERQSFTNAAIRLSHERRDFEQQKASLMKQQYLCDSPVFGKGAPSANRRDSTALNFSGLGPTSVSGCLPVTPSSTGSATAALSALHQGRVSVQTPSTPELYTALNLSYNCRATEVDHQSETWDGRADRIVHTPRAPHLDWSF comes from the exons ATGCTTCTCTTGTCTACTACAGGCAACTACCTGCTTAGGGAGCCCAGCCCCAACTCTCTGAATGAGCTCTCTCCCAGTGCCTCCTGGTGGTTTGACAGGGAGGAGCACAGAGAGCAGGGAGACTCACTCAGA GAGCAACTGAAGGAGATGGATGAACATGTGACCAGGCTCCAGGACATGCTGAGGTGTGAGCAGGCAAAA TGCACCCGTCTGCAGTTGCGCAATAACCAGCAGGAGGCAGAGCTGAGACGTCGAGAGCAGCACAGCAACAGACTGAGGGAGCGAATGTCACAGCTCACTGACAgacacaaggagagaggacCCT CTATAGAGGTGTTGAACTTTCCACCTGGAGGCCGAAGCAAACGagaacagccaatcagatcatTAAGGTCTGCTGCAAA ACGAGAAGAAGCAGCACTACGCCTGATGCTGGAGCGCAGAGAAGCAGAGCTCAGAGAGGCGATGAAGCTGCGCCACAGCCTCACCACTTTACTTCATGCACTCAGAGGCGACATGGAGCAG ACGCTGTCGGACTCGGTGGATATTCAGGATGtggcaaaaaacaaagacaaaaagttGGATCAAGCTGAGGTAGTGCTTGGTGACCATGTGACAGGAGGTGTGGTTCAGAGTTGGAGGAAGGTGCAGAGGAGCCTGGGCGACGTCCTATCTGAAG GTCACGCTGGTGTTGGTACTGACCATGACAAGCTGTTGGCTCAActagaaactgaactgaaagagAGTCAACAGCTCGTCAGATTACAACAGCAACTGTTGCAG GGCAGCCTTGCCTCACCTGTCCCCTCTGAACTGGCTGATTCTTACTTTTTGGAAGAGTGGGAACGTCTTCAGGTGCGGTGGGCAGAGCTCGATCATCAGAGGAGGACTtttgaaagagagaggcagTCCTTCACCAACGCTGCCATCCGACTAAGCCATGAG CGGCGTGATTTTGAGCAACAGAAGGCCTCTCTCATGAAGCAGCAGTATTTGTGTGACTCACCTGTGTTTGGTAAAGGAGCACCAAGTGCCAACAGAAGAGACAGCACTGCACTCA ATTTCTCAGGTTTGGGGCCCACCAGCGTGTCTGGTTGTCTTCCTGTCACTCCATCGTCCACCGGGTCAGCGACAGCTGCTCTTTCTGCGTTACATCAGGGAAGAGTCAGCGTTCAAACTCCGAGCACTCCTGAGCTCTACACTGCCCTCAATCTATCGTACAACTGCAG agccacagaggtTGATCACCAGTCAGAGACATGGGACGGCAGGGCAGACAGGATAGTGCACACACCACGGGCCCCACACCTGGACTGGTCATTTTAA